The stretch of DNA CCTTTGCAGGCGATACGGTAACTTTCCGGAAGCTGACCATCAACGGCTCTTCCAGACCGGTGCTTGTAAAACTGGAGGATCCGGTCAGTACAAAGCTTGAACCGGAAGAAGAGATCCGTGATGTGGAATTTTACCGTTTTATCAGTAAGACTCTCGGCAAAGAGCTCTTCTCCAGTGTGCAGATCACGGGAGAAGGATTTGACCAGCAGTGGGCACAGCAGTCTGTAAAGCTCCTGTGTCATCAGGGACGGAAGGTTTTTTACGGAAACAATCTTTTTGCAAAGGGAGCCTGCATAGCCGGTAAGGACAAGCTGGAGGATAAAAAACTCAAAGGTTACCGCTATTTAAGCGATTCGCTGGTGGCTGCGGATGTAGGAATGGATATGCGGGTGATGGGCTCTCCGGCTTACTATCCGCTGATCGAAAGCGGCAGCAACTGGTATGAATGCAGTGCATCCTGCGAGCTGATCCTGGATGATACCAGTGAACTGGTATTTGTGGTAAGTATTCCGGAAGAAACCGAGAAGAAACGTGTGGCCATGGCACTTGAGGGTCTGCCAAAGCGGCCTAATCGGACTTCAAGGCTTTCCCTCACGCTGAAATACGTATCGCCGAGAGACTGTGAGATCACAGTAGAGGATCTGGGCTTTGGCGAAATGTATCC from Blautia sp. SC05B48 encodes:
- a CDS encoding DUF5716 family protein, producing MNEIRDLIIGIDIGKEYTQICYYDRKAEEARSLSMKVGASQYEAPGCICYRTDHGDYCVGLEAEYFAREKGGIMIGNIYDICQKEEKIQVAGEEKEPAELLAHFLRGILKFLGIQDIVKNTRCLCITSPELSTLQVRNYQKACSLAGFSREKYMLMDYGESFYYYALGQKRETWNRSVGWYAFAGDTVTFRKLTINGSSRPVLVKLEDPVSTKLEPEEEIRDVEFYRFISKTLGKELFSSVQITGEGFDQQWAQQSVKLLCHQGRKVFYGNNLFAKGACIAGKDKLEDKKLKGYRYLSDSLVAADVGMDMRVMGSPAYYPLIESGSNWYECSASCELILDDTSELVFVVSIPEETEKKRVAMALEGLPKRPNRTSRLSLTLKYVSPRDCEITVEDLGFGEMYPSSGKIWRELVRWDEQEERKQA